A single genomic interval of Streptomyces sp. NBC_01296 harbors:
- a CDS encoding class I adenylate-forming enzyme family protein has translation MPRFTYPELPLDALLRRAAVRDPGGCAVRTASGSVTFAELDDRADRYATYLEHRLGRRGARVGVANVLDAEFAAVYYGTVRSGNTVVLVNPLIKEAGLVHVCATARVEVALVPGETAELLVKAQERLPDLAEIVVTDAPDGVVPADTVPLAVALDRVPATAQGPAGLGSGTTDLDADACIQFTTGTTGLPRGVRLSHRNLVANAAQIAHAHGLGSDSVTLNHLPLYHTMHLNSAVYSGAHQVLCADPDPLAALRLAAGSGATHFYGLPARLHRLAAAVRPDGEQGDGRPVPPTGLRLTAVLSGGTALSPAATRQLQDWLGVPVVQGYGMAELSPLAHSQDPRHPLTGSVGGPVPGTECRVVDLASRVPVDVYSTGEVQIRGPQVMTGYLGDDGPGPVDAGGWFSTGDIGYLNPDGILFLVDRLGDVFKYDNELVSPTAVERIIADDPRVAECVVVGWPDPVHGARVWAGIVLCEPTAPGLLDVLDSIVVQANDRLAPFEQIRRVEVIDAVPRTPVGKPERRGLRRSIHERAAAEAAA, from the coding sequence GTGCCGCGTTTCACGTATCCAGAACTCCCGCTGGACGCCCTGCTGCGCCGCGCCGCCGTCCGTGACCCGGGCGGCTGCGCCGTCCGCACGGCCTCCGGCTCGGTCACCTTCGCCGAACTCGACGACAGGGCCGACCGGTACGCGACCTACCTGGAGCACCGGCTCGGCCGCCGGGGCGCCCGCGTCGGCGTCGCCAACGTGCTGGACGCGGAGTTCGCCGCCGTCTACTACGGCACCGTCCGCAGCGGCAATACGGTCGTCCTGGTCAACCCGCTGATCAAGGAGGCGGGTCTGGTCCATGTCTGCGCCACGGCCCGGGTCGAGGTGGCCCTGGTGCCCGGGGAGACGGCCGAACTGCTCGTCAAGGCGCAGGAGCGGTTGCCGGACCTCGCCGAGATCGTCGTGACGGACGCGCCCGACGGGGTGGTTCCGGCGGACACCGTGCCGCTGGCCGTCGCCCTGGACCGGGTGCCCGCGACCGCGCAGGGACCCGCCGGACTGGGCAGCGGCACCACCGACCTGGACGCCGACGCCTGCATCCAGTTCACGACGGGCACGACCGGCCTGCCCCGCGGGGTCCGGCTCAGCCACCGCAACCTGGTGGCCAACGCCGCCCAGATCGCCCACGCGCACGGCCTCGGCAGCGACAGCGTGACCCTGAACCACCTGCCGCTATACCACACCATGCACCTCAACTCGGCCGTGTACTCGGGCGCGCACCAGGTGCTGTGCGCTGACCCGGACCCCCTGGCCGCACTGCGCCTGGCCGCCGGCAGCGGGGCCACGCACTTCTACGGGCTGCCGGCCCGGCTGCACCGGCTCGCGGCCGCCGTACGCCCCGACGGGGAGCAGGGCGACGGCCGGCCCGTACCGCCAACCGGGCTGCGGCTCACGGCCGTCCTCTCGGGCGGCACCGCGCTGTCCCCCGCCGCCACCCGGCAGCTGCAGGACTGGCTCGGCGTCCCCGTCGTCCAGGGCTACGGGATGGCCGAACTCTCCCCGCTGGCCCACAGCCAGGACCCCCGGCACCCGCTGACCGGCTCGGTCGGCGGCCCCGTACCGGGCACCGAGTGCCGGGTCGTCGACCTCGCCTCCCGGGTTCCGGTCGACGTGTACAGCACCGGTGAGGTCCAGATCCGTGGGCCGCAGGTGATGACCGGATACCTCGGCGACGACGGCCCGGGACCGGTGGACGCCGGGGGCTGGTTCTCCACCGGGGACATCGGCTACCTCAACCCGGACGGGATCCTGTTCCTGGTGGACCGGCTCGGCGACGTCTTCAAGTACGACAACGAACTCGTCTCCCCGACCGCCGTCGAGCGGATCATCGCCGACGACCCCCGCGTCGCCGAATGCGTCGTCGTGGGCTGGCCCGACCCCGTCCACGGGGCCCGGGTGTGGGCCGGGATCGTGCTGTGCGAGCCGACCGCCCCGGGGCTGCTCGACGTACTCGACTCGATCGTGGTGCAGGCCAACGATCGGCTCGCGCCATTCGAGCAGATCCGCCGGGTCGAGGTCATCGACGCCGTGCCCCGTACCCCTGTCGGCAAGCCGGAGCGCCGCGGCCTGCGCCGCAGCATCCACGAGCGCGCCGCCGCCGAAGCCGCCGCCTGA